One part of the Nitrosophilus kaiyonis genome encodes these proteins:
- the ileS gene encoding isoleucine--tRNA ligase — MDYKDTLLLPKTTFPMRGNLPQNEPKRYKNWFEKDVYKKMIKNREGRALFTLHDGPPYANGHIHIGHALNKILKDMIVKFNYFSGYAIRFTPGWDCHGLPIEQQIEKKLGTKKKETLPKTKIRELCREHAKKFVDIQKDEFKSLGVVADWDKPYLTMDFVFEANIYRTLCNIAKKGLLVERNKPVYWSWAAKTALAEAEVEYEDKVSPSIYVAFKLKDDALEKIGENEAYIVIWTTTPWTLPANVAVAINPEEKYVLTSDKKIVAKKLYETLKDKGVVKGEIKKEIDPKILENTHAINPLNNRDSKIILGEHVTMDTGSGAVHTAPGHGEDDYKIGLKYNLPIIMPVDDEGRFDETVVREKLLPNPKEFVGVNVFDANDKIIELLGDALLLKEDIKHSYPHCWRTHKPVIFRATKQWFIAVDKNPDGEEKSLREIALSEIEKTNFYPEWGRNRLKSMVENRPDWCISRQRDWGVPIAFFRNKKTGEVILDEKVLNYIAMIFEKFGADAWYSMDIKDLLYPGSGLNPDDLKKVNDILDVWFDSGSTWYAVLKSKRYDAGNYPADLYLEGSDQHRGWFQSSLLVSSAIEHKAPFKSILTHGFTVDEKGEKMSKSKGNVVAPQDVAKKFGVEILRLWVAMSEYKSDLKISENILKQIAEQYRKLRNTFRFMLANINDLEEINTQFKILDRWILQKAKKILDEVEENFKNYEFSKGFNILNHFIVNEFSGIYLDVCKDRLYCDALNDPHRRASQSAMALIARSLLTLIAPVLTYTADEIVEHAPEILKGENEDIFDFEHKKLESIESDFNEEYMLEARRKFNEIVDNLKKEKVIKSSLELVLETDSNIVLDIDETEREDWFIVSGVFEKIDTQELGEFEVEKDKFIIKRAKLYKCPRCWKYKAKEEGALCERCQKVLNGS, encoded by the coding sequence AATGGTCATATTCATATAGGTCATGCGCTCAATAAAATTTTAAAAGATATGATTGTAAAATTTAACTATTTTAGTGGATATGCTATAAGATTTACTCCTGGATGGGATTGCCATGGTCTTCCTATTGAGCAACAAATTGAAAAAAAACTTGGAACCAAAAAGAAAGAGACTCTTCCAAAAACAAAAATAAGAGAATTGTGTCGTGAGCATGCAAAAAAATTTGTTGATATTCAAAAAGATGAGTTTAAATCTTTAGGTGTAGTTGCAGATTGGGATAAGCCATATTTGACTATGGATTTTGTATTTGAGGCAAATATTTATAGAACTTTATGTAATATTGCAAAAAAAGGGCTTTTGGTAGAGAGAAATAAGCCAGTTTATTGGAGTTGGGCAGCTAAAACAGCTTTAGCTGAAGCAGAAGTAGAGTATGAGGATAAAGTATCTCCATCAATTTATGTAGCATTTAAGTTAAAAGATGATGCTTTAGAAAAAATAGGTGAGAATGAGGCTTATATAGTCATATGGACAACTACTCCATGGACTCTGCCTGCAAATGTTGCTGTTGCCATAAATCCAGAAGAGAAATATGTTTTAACATCTGATAAAAAAATTGTTGCGAAAAAGCTTTATGAAACATTAAAAGACAAGGGTGTTGTAAAAGGTGAAATTAAAAAAGAGATCGATCCAAAAATTTTAGAAAATACCCATGCAATTAATCCTTTAAATAACAGAGATTCAAAAATTATTCTAGGCGAGCATGTAACTATGGATACAGGATCTGGTGCTGTGCATACAGCTCCTGGGCATGGTGAGGATGACTATAAGATAGGATTAAAATATAATCTTCCAATTATTATGCCTGTAGATGATGAGGGAAGATTTGATGAGACTGTTGTAAGAGAAAAACTTCTTCCAAATCCTAAAGAGTTTGTTGGGGTTAATGTATTTGATGCAAATGATAAAATAATAGAGCTTTTAGGAGATGCCCTTTTATTAAAAGAGGATATTAAGCACTCTTATCCTCACTGCTGGAGAACACATAAGCCAGTTATTTTTAGAGCAACTAAGCAGTGGTTTATAGCAGTTGATAAAAATCCAGATGGTGAAGAGAAGAGTTTAAGAGAGATTGCTTTAAGTGAGATTGAAAAGACAAATTTTTATCCAGAGTGGGGAAGAAATAGATTAAAAAGTATGGTAGAAAACAGACCAGATTGGTGTATTTCAAGACAAAGAGATTGGGGAGTTCCAATAGCATTTTTTAGAAATAAAAAAACTGGTGAAGTTATCTTAGATGAAAAAGTTTTAAACTATATTGCTATGATTTTTGAAAAGTTTGGTGCAGATGCCTGGTATAGTATGGATATAAAAGATCTTTTATATCCAGGAAGTGGTTTAAACCCAGATGATTTAAAAAAAGTAAATGATATCTTAGATGTTTGGTTTGATAGTGGATCAACTTGGTATGCAGTTTTAAAAAGCAAAAGATATGATGCTGGAAATTATCCAGCTGATCTTTATCTTGAAGGAAGCGATCAGCATAGAGGTTGGTTTCAAAGTTCCCTTCTTGTTAGCTCAGCAATAGAACATAAAGCTCCATTTAAATCAATTCTCACTCATGGATTTACAGTTGATGAAAAGGGTGAGAAGATGAGCAAATCCAAAGGAAATGTTGTTGCTCCTCAAGATGTTGCTAAAAAGTTTGGTGTTGAGATACTTAGACTTTGGGTTGCAATGAGTGAATATAAGAGTGATTTAAAAATAAGCGAAAATATTTTAAAACAGATTGCTGAACAGTATAGAAAACTTAGAAATACTTTTAGATTTATGCTTGCAAATATAAATGATTTAGAAGAGATTAATACTCAATTTAAAATTTTAGATAGATGGATTTTACAAAAAGCAAAAAAAATTTTAGATGAGGTAGAAGAGAATTTTAAAAATTATGAATTTTCAAAAGGCTTTAATATTTTAAACCATTTTATTGTAAATGAATTTAGTGGAATATATCTTGATGTTTGTAAAGATAGACTCTATTGTGATGCTTTAAATGATCCTCATAGACGTGCTAGCCAAAGTGCTATGGCATTAATAGCAAGATCGCTTCTTACATTAATTGCACCAGTTTTAACATATACAGCAGATGAGATAGTTGAACATGCTCCAGAAATTTTAAAAGGTGAAAATGAAGATATTTTTGATTTTGAGCATAAAAAACTTGAAAGTATTGAGAGTGATTTTAATGAAGAGTATATGTTAGAAGCAAGAAGAAAATTTAATGAGATTGTTGATAACTTAAAAAAAGAAAAAGTAATAAAAAGCTCACTAGAGCTTGTTTTAGAAACAGATTCAAATATTGTTTTAGATATAGATGAGACTGAGAGAGAGGATTGGTTTATTGTAAGTGGGGTATTTGAAAAGATAGATACCCAAGAGCTTGGTGAGTTTGAAGTTGAAAAAGATAAATTTATTATAAAAAGAGCAAAACTTTATAAATGTCCAAGATGTTGGAAATATAAAGCTAAAGAAGAAGGTGCACTTTGTGAGAGATGCCAAAAGGTTTTAAATGGATCTTAG
- the gatA gene encoding Asp-tRNA(Asn)/Glu-tRNA(Gln) amidotransferase subunit GatA codes for MITLKEALKLKNEEIEDFKKDLLKKIDEKKELNAYIDVKDYGKGIPIAIKDNIQVDGWEITCASKILKGYIAPYNATVINKILNAGLSPFGRTNMDEFAMGSSTESSCYGKTINPKDFTRVPGGSSGGSAAVVAAGIAIAALGSDTGGSIRQPAAFCGCVGMKPTYGRVSRYGLAAYGSSLDQIGPITQNVEDAAILYDIISGYDEKDSTSANIEYKKVSTNLNPDRKLKIGVVPNYIKDASNSIQKAYEKAIEALKKEGHEIVEVNLMDAKYDIAAYYITAMAEASTNLSRYDGVRYGYRAEAKNLKEMYSKTRSEGFGEEVKRRILLGTFVLSSGYYDAYYIKAQKVRHLIKDEYKKVFEDVDLILSPVAPDIAFKFGSKKTPLEMYLSDVYTIGVNLAGLPAISLPVDESEGLPVGLQLIGKHFDEQTVFDGALSLERALK; via the coding sequence TTGATTACCCTAAAAGAGGCTTTAAAATTAAAAAATGAAGAGATAGAGGATTTTAAAAAAGATCTTTTAAAAAAAATAGATGAAAAAAAAGAGTTAAATGCTTATATTGATGTTAAAGATTATGGTAAGGGAATTCCTATAGCTATAAAAGATAATATTCAAGTAGACGGCTGGGAGATAACATGTGCGAGCAAAATTTTAAAAGGTTATATTGCTCCATATAATGCTACAGTAATTAATAAAATTCTAAATGCAGGTCTTAGTCCATTTGGTAGAACAAATATGGATGAATTTGCTATGGGAAGTTCTACTGAGAGTAGCTGTTATGGTAAGACTATTAATCCAAAAGATTTTACTAGAGTTCCTGGTGGAAGCAGTGGTGGAAGTGCAGCAGTTGTTGCAGCTGGTATTGCAATTGCTGCTCTTGGTAGCGATACGGGAGGAAGTATCAGACAGCCAGCAGCATTTTGTGGATGTGTTGGTATGAAGCCGACATATGGAAGAGTAAGCAGATATGGTCTTGCTGCATATGGAAGTAGTTTAGACCAAATTGGTCCAATAACACAAAATGTTGAAGATGCGGCAATTTTATATGATATTATTTCTGGATATGATGAAAAAGATAGTACAAGTGCAAATATAGAATATAAAAAAGTATCAACAAACTTAAATCCAGACAGAAAACTTAAAATAGGTGTTGTTCCAAATTACATAAAAGATGCAAGTAACTCTATTCAAAAAGCTTATGAAAAGGCAATTGAAGCATTAAAAAAAGAGGGTCATGAGATAGTTGAAGTTAATTTAATGGATGCAAAATATGATATTGCCGCTTATTATATTACTGCAATGGCTGAAGCAAGTACAAATTTAAGCAGATATGATGGTGTTAGATATGGATATAGAGCAGAGGCTAAAAATTTAAAAGAGATGTATTCTAAAACTAGAAGTGAGGGTTTTGGCGAAGAGGTTAAAAGAAGAATTTTACTTGGAACATTTGTTTTAAGTAGCGGATATTATGATGCTTACTATATTAAAGCCCAAAAAGTTAGACATTTAATAAAAGATGAATACAAAAAAGTTTTTGAAGATGTTGATTTGATTTTGAGTCCTGTGGCTCCAGATATTGCCTTTAAATTTGGAAGTAAAAAGACACCTCTTGAGATGTATTTAAGTGATGTTTATACAATTGGTGTAAATCTTGCAGGGCTTCCAGCAATTAGTTTACCAGTTGATGAGAGTGAAGGGTTGCCAGTAGGGCTTCAGTTAATAGGAAAGCATTTTGATGAGCAGACAGTTTTTGACGGAGCTTTGAGTCTGGAAAGAGCATTGAAGTAA
- the guaB gene encoding IMP dehydrogenase: MRIRKRALTFEDVLLVPKHSNVLPKEVDISTRLTRNVTLNIPLVSAAMDTVTEHRAAIAMARLGGIGIIHKNMDIESQVLEIKRVKKSESGIIIDPIYVHPDATLQDAERLMSEYKISGVPVVDEHKKLLGILTNRDLRFEKDYSKKVGEVMTKMPLITAKPGTTLEEATEIMHKHKIEKLPIVDDEGYLKGLITIKDIKKKIEYPNANKDDYGRLRVGAAIGVNQLDRAKALVEAGVDVLVLDSAHGHSQGIIDTLKAIKDELVVDVIAGNVATAEATADLIEAGADGVKVGIGPGSICTTRIVAGVGVPQISAIDECAQVAAEYDVPIIADGGIKYSGDVAKALAVGASSVMIGSLLAGTEESPGEVIMYQGRQYKTYRGMGSIGAMTKGSTDRYFQEGTAADKLVPEGIEGMVPYRGKISNVVHQLIGGLRSSMGYVGAKDIKAFQERAEFVEITSAGLKESHVHDVTITKEAPNYHV, encoded by the coding sequence ATGAGAATAAGAAAAAGAGCTTTAACATTTGAAGATGTGCTTTTGGTTCCTAAGCATTCAAATGTTCTTCCAAAAGAGGTAGATATTTCAACAAGACTTACAAGAAATGTAACATTAAATATTCCTTTAGTTTCAGCTGCTATGGATACAGTTACAGAACATAGAGCTGCTATTGCTATGGCAAGACTTGGAGGTATTGGAATAATTCATAAAAATATGGATATTGAGTCTCAAGTTTTAGAGATAAAAAGAGTTAAAAAGAGTGAAAGCGGAATTATAATTGATCCAATTTACGTACATCCAGATGCTACATTACAAGATGCTGAGAGACTAATGAGCGAATATAAAATCAGTGGTGTTCCTGTGGTAGATGAACATAAAAAACTGCTTGGAATTTTAACAAATAGAGATTTAAGATTTGAAAAGGATTACTCTAAAAAAGTTGGCGAAGTAATGACAAAAATGCCTCTAATTACGGCAAAACCTGGAACAACTTTAGAAGAGGCAACAGAGATTATGCATAAACATAAAATCGAAAAGCTTCCAATAGTTGATGATGAAGGATATCTAAAAGGACTTATTACAATAAAAGATATTAAAAAGAAGATAGAGTATCCTAATGCAAATAAAGATGATTATGGAAGGCTTAGAGTTGGTGCTGCAATTGGAGTTAACCAATTAGATAGAGCTAAAGCTTTAGTTGAAGCAGGTGTTGATGTTTTGGTTTTAGATAGTGCTCATGGACATTCTCAAGGCATTATTGATACTTTAAAAGCGATAAAAGATGAGCTTGTTGTTGATGTTATTGCTGGAAATGTTGCTACAGCTGAAGCCACTGCTGATTTAATTGAAGCTGGAGCAGATGGTGTAAAAGTTGGAATAGGACCTGGCAGTATATGTACTACAAGAATTGTTGCTGGAGTTGGAGTTCCTCAAATTAGTGCAATTGATGAGTGTGCACAGGTGGCAGCTGAGTATGATGTTCCAATAATTGCAGATGGTGGTATAAAATATTCAGGTGATGTAGCAAAAGCTTTAGCTGTTGGAGCAAGCTCAGTTATGATAGGAAGTCTGCTTGCTGGAACAGAAGAGAGTCCTGGTGAAGTTATAATGTATCAAGGAAGACAGTATAAAACATATCGTGGAATGGGAAGCATTGGTGCTATGACAAAAGGAAGTACAGATAGATATTTTCAAGAGGGAACAGCTGCTGATAAATTAGTTCCTGAAGGAATTGAAGGTATGGTTCCATATCGTGGAAAAATTTCAAATGTTGTTCATCAATTGATAGGTGGTCTTAGAAGCTCAATGGGATATGTAGGCGCAAAAGATATAAAAGCATTTCAAGAAAGAGCTGAATTTGTTGAAATAACAAGTGCAGGATTAAAAGAGTCTCATGTTCATGATGTAACTATTACAAAAGAGGCTCCAAACTATCATGTATAA